The Zestosphaera sp. genome includes a window with the following:
- a CDS encoding nitroreductase family protein, protein MQVILTRRSVRKYRDVDVPDDVLMKILEAGRWAPSGEDAQPWRFIVVKDKAKRELLGRWGAAGSGRRFKSEYMTRALFQRIQISDEEKRKRVYRKLITGEVSAFMKDAPVLIVVVGRRNVWDAPYDVSAAIENMLLAAHALGLGACWLVAPVIDVRDELKVKELLKIPEEYTLDAIIALGYPDEQPKPRPRLPLEEITFYEEFGRKFPFGGKVGGGS, encoded by the coding sequence ATGCAGGTTATCTTAACTCGAAGGAGTGTCCGTAAGTATAGGGATGTTGACGTGCCGGACGACGTCTTAATGAAGATATTGGAGGCAGGTAGGTGGGCGCCGAGCGGTGAGGACGCTCAGCCGTGGAGATTCATAGTCGTTAAGGATAAGGCTAAGAGGGAGCTCCTCGGCAGGTGGGGTGCTGCGGGGAGTGGCAGGAGGTTCAAGTCCGAGTACATGACTCGAGCGTTGTTCCAGAGGATTCAAATATCCGATGAAGAGAAGAGGAAGAGGGTTTACAGGAAGCTCATCACCGGCGAGGTCTCGGCTTTCATGAAGGACGCGCCGGTGTTAATAGTTGTTGTTGGGAGGAGGAACGTGTGGGACGCGCCCTACGACGTGTCAGCCGCCATTGAGAACATGTTGTTGGCCGCGCATGCGTTGGGCCTGGGTGCGTGCTGGCTCGTGGCGCCTGTGATAGATGTTAGGGATGAGCTTAAGGTTAAGGAGCTCCTTAAGATACCTGAGGAGTACACTCTGGATGCGATCATTGCGTTGGGGTATCCGGACGAGCAACCGAAGCCGCGTCCTAGACTGCCTCTTGAGGAGATCACGTTCTATGAGGAGTTCGGCAGGAAGTTCCCCTTCGGTGGGAAAGTGGGGGGTGGTAGCTGA
- a CDS encoding TRAP transporter large permease subunit, which produces MIGVETPALATASFFIIFLALAFAGVPLAMALGLGSLVVAVIVGSVYPYLIVKAFYQPFSSFALIAIFLFVFMGAVFQITGLASLLVQLLYPLIGKKRYGIPFIGIIGSAIFGLLTGSAVATAATFSVLLGSEMEKRKYPKEHVIAVLAAAGPLGALIPPSIPALVLSVSTNTSVLTNFAVVGSMGIIATAILLIWEAIVSTKRKYGEPDTTKYPLKQIVRNILKAAPLASVPLGVLGSIYTGLLSVSEAGAIGGLTSLILALAYRRLNLRALRDIVVSSATTTASVFFLISTSYMLSYVWSMSKVYVVLDEVFVSMSYISPLLTLLAVVVLLLILGMFLDLIIFNITLAPVIAAVLRPMGINPYHINAIFALGNLIGTVTPPIGTVLFTTVRAVGGSVDAKVMREAWVMLVPYLIIYFLLILIPDLALWLPKLLGLPL; this is translated from the coding sequence ATGATAGGTGTTGAGACCCCCGCACTGGCCACTGCATCTTTCTTCATAATATTCCTTGCTCTGGCCTTCGCTGGAGTGCCGCTGGCGATGGCTTTAGGGTTGGGTAGTCTAGTGGTGGCGGTGATAGTTGGTAGCGTCTACCCATACCTCATCGTTAAGGCCTTCTACCAGCCTTTCAGCTCCTTCGCTCTGATAGCGATATTCCTCTTCGTGTTCATGGGCGCTGTGTTTCAGATAACAGGGCTTGCGTCCCTGCTAGTTCAGCTTCTTTATCCGCTCATAGGTAAGAAGAGATACGGGATCCCGTTCATAGGTATTATTGGGTCCGCTATCTTCGGATTACTTACAGGCTCGGCCGTGGCTACTGCCGCGACGTTCTCAGTCCTCCTGGGTAGTGAGATGGAGAAGAGGAAGTATCCGAAGGAGCATGTAATCGCAGTCTTAGCTGCTGCAGGACCTCTGGGTGCGCTAATACCACCATCTATACCGGCATTGGTTTTGTCCGTATCAACTAACACCTCAGTACTAACTAACTTCGCTGTTGTTGGATCCATGGGCATTATTGCTACGGCAATACTCCTAATTTGGGAGGCTATAGTATCGACTAAACGCAAGTACGGGGAGCCCGACACGACTAAGTACCCGCTTAAGCAAATCGTCAGGAACATACTTAAAGCAGCTCCACTGGCGTCGGTCCCTCTCGGCGTTCTGGGAAGCATTTACACAGGCCTCCTCTCGGTCAGCGAGGCCGGTGCTATAGGGGGACTCACATCACTGATCCTGGCTCTAGCTTACAGGAGGTTAAACCTTAGGGCCTTACGCGATATAGTGGTGAGTTCAGCTACCACCACGGCTTCAGTGTTCTTTCTAATATCGACCTCATATATGTTAAGCTACGTCTGGAGCATGTCTAAGGTGTATGTGGTGCTTGACGAGGTCTTCGTTTCGATGAGCTACATATCCCCGTTGCTAACCCTCTTGGCTGTTGTGGTTCTATTGTTAATATTGGGAATGTTCCTAGACCTAATAATCTTTAACATAACGTTAGCCCCAGTGATCGCTGCGGTGCTCCGGCCCATGGGTATAAACCCATACCACATCAACGCGATCTTCGCGCTCGGCAACTTAATAGGGACTGTCACACCGCCCATCGGTACAGTGCTCTTCACAACCGTTAGGGCTGTTGGCGGGAGTGTTGACGCTAAGGTGATGAGGGAGGCGTGGGTGATGTTGGTTCCTTACCTAATAATATACTTCCTGCTAATACTGATACCTGATCTAGCATTGTGGTTGCCTAAGCTACTCGGACTGCCGTTATAG
- a CDS encoding CoA-transferase, which produces MKYVPEELMVVTGAREIKDHYNVLVGLGLPMACAILAKKTHAPRATIFFENGVVNPDSTDYGVGLADLKAWSMSAYFTNAVEVLGYMLQGGKIDVGFVGVLEIDMHGNVNSSIVESEGRKRHFTGSGGGNDIVSSAGKVIIIMRHQKRKLKERVYFITSPGYVGGRDRAELGIRGGDIMVITDMAVLKFDRVRRKMSLVSVHPGITVEEVISNTGFTLDVPEKVVTTPEPSDYELKVLRERIPRSLYAKE; this is translated from the coding sequence ATGAAGTACGTTCCTGAAGAGTTAATGGTTGTGACTGGTGCCAGGGAGATTAAAGACCATTACAACGTGTTGGTGGGTCTTGGACTACCAATGGCCTGCGCCATACTGGCGAAGAAGACGCACGCGCCGAGAGCCACTATATTCTTCGAGAACGGGGTTGTGAACCCGGACTCAACGGATTACGGCGTCGGTCTAGCGGACTTGAAGGCTTGGTCCATGTCAGCCTACTTCACCAATGCTGTGGAGGTCTTAGGGTACATGCTTCAAGGAGGTAAGATTGACGTGGGCTTCGTGGGGGTGCTTGAGATAGACATGCACGGCAACGTCAATTCATCGATAGTTGAGTCTGAGGGTAGGAAAAGACACTTCACAGGGAGTGGTGGTGGTAACGACATAGTCTCATCGGCCGGGAAGGTCATAATTATTATGAGGCACCAGAAGAGGAAGCTTAAGGAGAGGGTGTACTTCATAACTTCACCCGGTTATGTCGGGGGTAGGGATAGGGCGGAGTTAGGGATAAGAGGCGGCGACATAATGGTCATTACGGACATGGCCGTGCTCAAGTTCGACAGGGTGAGGAGGAAAATGTCGTTAGTCAGCGTGCATCCCGGAATAACTGTTGAGGAGGTAATCAGCAACACGGGCTTCACCTTAGACGTCCCTGAGAAGGTCGTGACCACCCCGGAGCCAAGCGACTACGAACTCAAAGTCTTAAGAGAGAGAATACCACGCTCACTATATGCTAAGGAATAG
- a CDS encoding U32 family peptidase: MVELLVGKETRKFLKKLGLPDHDLYELPTSNLRFPDGAHFRIEIPTVNTAVAMRAVLETTENYGVVVNRITETYGIMRHTDRELEEMVQLAKDFKVELVMSVGPRAAYDTSAQRATGTPEGARLGYRLRGVENLVYAIEDIKRALRFGVRGFLIYDEGMLWVVNEMRKAGELPSDIKFKLSAHCGHGNPASFKLFESLGADSINPARDLQLPMIAALRAAVKVPLDIHVDNPRSTGGFIRNYEAPEIVRLAAPVHIKTGNSAVETHGVPTTKDQGVQMALQAIMIREHIARYFPEAIQSRRGAEDLAIPR, from the coding sequence GTGGTAGAACTATTGGTTGGTAAGGAGACTAGGAAATTCCTTAAAAAGTTAGGTCTTCCGGACCACGACCTTTACGAGCTCCCGACATCTAACCTGAGGTTCCCTGACGGGGCTCATTTCAGGATTGAGATCCCCACAGTCAATACTGCGGTGGCTATGAGGGCTGTTCTGGAGACTACTGAGAACTATGGGGTTGTCGTGAACAGGATTACCGAGACTTACGGCATCATGCGTCATACAGACAGGGAGCTTGAGGAGATGGTTCAGCTTGCTAAGGACTTTAAGGTGGAGTTGGTGATGTCCGTCGGTCCTAGGGCTGCCTACGACACTAGTGCTCAGAGAGCTACAGGAACCCCTGAGGGTGCCAGGTTAGGGTACAGGTTAAGGGGCGTTGAGAACCTGGTGTACGCTATCGAGGACATTAAGAGGGCTTTAAGGTTTGGCGTCAGGGGATTCTTGATATATGATGAGGGCATGTTATGGGTGGTCAATGAGATGAGGAAAGCCGGCGAGTTGCCGAGCGATATAAAGTTCAAGCTCTCAGCGCACTGCGGCCACGGAAACCCCGCCTCCTTCAAACTATTCGAGTCCTTAGGTGCGGACAGCATAAACCCGGCTAGGGATCTACAGCTACCGATGATCGCCGCACTCAGGGCTGCTGTTAAGGTACCTCTAGACATACATGTGGACAACCCGAGATCCACGGGCGGCTTCATAAGGAACTATGAGGCACCCGAGATAGTGAGGTTGGCGGCTCCAGTACACATAAAGACAGGCAACTCGGCCGTGGAGACTCACGGCGTGCCCACGACTAAAGATCAGGGCGTGCAGATGGCGCTACAGGCAATAATGATAAGGGAGCACATAGCTAGGTACTTCCCAGAAGCCATTCAGAGCAGGAGAGGAGCGGAGGACCTAGCAATCCCCAGGTAA
- a CDS encoding hydroxyacid dehydrogenase — protein MAKILVTAPLHEDAMKVLRNSREAEEVVVLREPPASEGELVGRVADVDAIIAVKSVVPLTENVIMSAPKLKVIARSGIGYDNVDVRAATARGVWVTIAPAEEVTESVADHALALLLCLVRKVCRADGFIKSGRWISNSPELTSAFTAPNLYGRTIGIVGLGRIGSRVARRAIGFGMKVIYYDIVRKYDLEERYGAELTPLERLLKESDFIVIAVPLTDQTRNMIGERELRLMKRTAFIINIARGPIINHNALVKALEERIIAGAALDVFYKEPLPPDDPLLRLDNVVLTPHIAANTYEGRKAQQIVAVEEALRVLRGKNHCIQ, from the coding sequence GTGGCCAAGATCCTGGTTACGGCACCTCTGCACGAGGATGCCATGAAGGTGCTCCGCAACTCCAGGGAGGCTGAGGAGGTTGTAGTTTTGAGGGAACCGCCCGCATCTGAGGGCGAGTTGGTGGGGCGTGTCGCTGACGTTGATGCCATCATAGCTGTCAAGTCTGTAGTTCCCTTAACAGAAAACGTTATAATGTCAGCTCCTAAACTCAAGGTAATAGCGCGCAGCGGGATCGGATACGACAACGTTGACGTGAGGGCAGCCACGGCTCGTGGTGTATGGGTGACGATAGCGCCTGCAGAGGAGGTGACCGAAAGCGTGGCTGATCATGCCTTAGCACTGTTACTCTGCCTAGTTAGGAAGGTGTGTAGAGCCGATGGTTTCATTAAATCGGGTCGGTGGATCTCCAATAGTCCGGAGCTCACGTCAGCTTTCACAGCTCCGAACCTCTACGGAAGAACTATAGGTATAGTAGGATTGGGTAGAATTGGGTCGCGGGTCGCTAGGAGAGCTATAGGATTCGGTATGAAGGTAATATACTACGATATAGTCAGAAAGTACGACCTTGAGGAAAGATATGGAGCGGAATTAACGCCCTTAGAACGCCTCCTTAAGGAATCAGACTTCATCGTGATTGCAGTGCCGTTAACAGATCAGACACGCAACATGATTGGTGAGAGGGAACTAAGACTTATGAAGAGGACAGCGTTCATAATAAATATAGCTAGAGGTCCCATAATAAATCATAACGCATTAGTTAAAGCTCTTGAAGAAAGGATAATCGCCGGAGCGGCGTTAGACGTTTTCTATAAAGAACCCCTACCACCGGACGACCCTCTGCTGAGATTAGACAACGTAGTGTTGACACCTCACATAGCTGCCAACACGTACGAGGGCAGGAAAGCACAGCAAATTGTAGCCGTCGAAGAAGCTCTAAGGGTTTTGAGGGGGAAGAACCACTGTATCCAGTAA
- a CDS encoding CoA-transferase yields MGEVESKLMEASEAVRRFISDGSHIAMAGFAITRNAMALAHEIIRQGKRGLTVSESIGDMALDLMVGAGVVNEVNYGGGSLDRLGRIDCVNRAIVDRRIRINEYSNFAMVSRFLGGALGLSFMPTKSLIASDLYSELLRKGEVAELNCPFTGEKYVILKSLRPDVAVIHAQTADTDGNIYIYGPKFDIKEVVFSSKKVVVSVEEVVPRERVDRDLIYVPNYRVDAIVAQPFGAYPTNLYGYYYHDERHISSYAKMQCDDDSFRKYLEEYVLSVGNFNEFLKKAVSSSELSRLIYLAKTLL; encoded by the coding sequence TTGGGTGAGGTTGAGTCAAAACTTATGGAGGCTTCCGAAGCTGTGAGGAGGTTTATCTCCGACGGCTCACACATAGCTATGGCGGGCTTCGCCATCACCAGAAATGCTATGGCCTTAGCTCATGAGATAATAAGGCAGGGAAAACGTGGTTTGACTGTGTCAGAGTCCATAGGCGACATGGCGCTGGACCTCATGGTAGGTGCAGGCGTTGTTAATGAGGTGAATTACGGGGGCGGGTCTCTCGACAGGCTCGGTAGGATAGACTGCGTTAACAGAGCCATAGTGGATAGGAGGATACGTATAAACGAGTACAGCAACTTCGCGATGGTTTCCAGGTTCTTGGGAGGCGCTCTGGGGTTGAGCTTCATGCCGACTAAATCACTGATAGCTTCAGACCTCTATAGTGAGCTCCTCAGGAAGGGTGAGGTCGCGGAACTCAACTGTCCCTTCACTGGTGAGAAGTACGTGATTCTGAAGTCGCTGAGACCTGATGTCGCCGTTATTCACGCCCAAACCGCAGACACGGACGGCAACATATACATCTACGGACCTAAATTCGACATTAAGGAGGTGGTGTTCTCGAGCAAGAAAGTGGTAGTATCCGTTGAGGAGGTGGTTCCCAGAGAGCGTGTTGACAGGGACCTCATATACGTCCCTAACTACCGCGTTGACGCTATAGTGGCTCAGCCGTTCGGCGCTTACCCGACGAATCTCTATGGATACTACTACCATGATGAGAGACACATAAGCTCCTACGCGAAAATGCAGTGTGATGATGATTCATTTCGCAAGTACCTCGAGGAGTATGTGTTAAGCGTTGGGAACTTTAACGAGTTCCTCAAGAAAGCGGTGAGCTCCAGCGAGCTTTCAAGGTTAATATACTTGGCGAAGACACTACTTTAG
- a CDS encoding MmgE/PrpD family protein — protein sequence MEANLVDQLAKFIYEVRYEDLPSEVVEKAKTCFLDYVGVALAGSRTEFGETITKFVKQLGGVGESTVIGDGSAVPSVNAAYVNGALVHIHELDDGHRVAMGHPGASVISAALAVGEKVNASGKELIEAIVVGYDIFIRMGVAVNPSHFRRGFHTTSTCGVLSAAAAAGKLLGLNTDGLGNALGIAATQASGLMEVTRGESVIKPLQPARAAQSGVLSALLAQSGLTAPKTMLDGESGFLNIC from the coding sequence GTGGAGGCTAACTTAGTTGATCAGTTGGCTAAATTTATCTATGAGGTGAGGTATGAGGATCTGCCGAGCGAGGTGGTCGAGAAAGCCAAAACATGTTTTCTTGACTATGTGGGTGTTGCTTTAGCAGGCTCTCGGACTGAGTTCGGCGAGACCATAACTAAGTTTGTAAAGCAGTTAGGAGGCGTAGGCGAATCTACCGTGATAGGGGATGGTAGTGCAGTTCCGTCGGTCAACGCAGCATACGTTAACGGTGCTTTGGTCCATATACATGAACTTGACGACGGTCATAGGGTTGCTATGGGTCATCCCGGTGCTTCAGTCATATCAGCGGCTCTTGCCGTGGGTGAGAAAGTCAATGCCTCTGGGAAGGAGTTGATAGAGGCTATAGTTGTCGGGTACGATATCTTTATAAGGATGGGCGTTGCTGTAAATCCGTCGCACTTCAGGAGAGGCTTCCACACAACGTCTACATGTGGAGTGCTGAGCGCTGCAGCGGCTGCCGGGAAATTGTTGGGCCTAAATACGGACGGGCTTGGTAACGCATTAGGAATCGCTGCAACGCAGGCATCCGGACTTATGGAGGTGACGCGTGGCGAGTCCGTTATAAAACCGTTGCAACCTGCTAGAGCAGCACAGAGTGGCGTTCTCAGCGCTCTCCTAGCTCAAAGCGGCTTAACGGCTCCAAAGACCATGCTTGACGGTGAGAGCGGCTTTCTCAATATCTGTTAG